The Terriglobales bacterium nucleotide sequence CACAGCTTCATGGAGCGCCGCGACCAGCGAGTGTAGAGCTCGTCCGGGCCGTAGCCCATGCGGATCAGGCGCGACTCGCCGCCGGAGCTGGCGCGGCTGTTGGCGGCGCCGTGAGCGTCGAGCAGCGCCACCGACAGCCCGGCCCGCCGCAGATGCCAGGCGGTCCATGCGCCGAAGACTCCCGCGCCGATCACCGCCACGTCGTAGCTCTTCTTCATCCCTTGCCGCTCCCCAGCGCTTCCGCAACCAGGCTTGCCGCCACCAGGTCCTCCAGCGCGCATCCCAGGCTCTTGAAGAGCGTAATCTCTTCGGCGCTCGAGCGCCCCGGCTTTTTGCCGCTGACCAGCTGGTGCAGGTCGGCGGCCAGGTGCTCGCGGGAGATTACACCACGGCGCATGGGCAGGAGCAGGTCGCCCGCTTCGGCCATCGCGCCGTCGTAGGTATCTACCACCACGCGCGCCCGCTGCACCGTGGTGTCGTCCACCTCGCGCGCCTCCGGCTGGAAGGCGCCCACCAGGTTCAGGTGCGTCCCGGGACGGATCCAGGAGCCATCGAAGAGCGGCTCACTGGCCGTGGTGCAGGTGCAGAGGACGTCCGCTTGCTCCACGCAGGCGCGCGCTTCAGCCGCCTCGACTCTTACTTTAAGTTCTGCCTCTATCCCCCTGGCGAACTGCCGGCTCTGGTCCGGCGTGGAGCCGCACACCAGCACTCGCTCGAAGCGGCGGACCAGAGGCAGTATGCGCAGATGCGAGCGCGCTTGCCGGCCAGTCCCGAAGACGCCGAGCGTACGGGCGTCCTCGCGGGCGAGAAACCGGGTGGCCAGGGCGGAGGCGGCGGCGGTGCGGATCTCAGTCAGCCGCCGCGCGGCCAACAGCAGCCGCGGCTTGACGCCCATCCCGGGCAGCGCCGGGTCATAGCAGGGCATGAGCAGCATCACGCAACGCTCGCCCGCCGGCAACTGTATGCGCGTGGGCATGCGCGCGCCGGGAAAGTTCTCCCGAAAGGCTCTCTCCAGCGCGGTGATACAGCGCGCCGGGTCGAGCAGCCGCTCCACCTGTTCTTCGGAGAGAATCTCCATCCTTATTGGTGTTTCTGGAGGAACCTTAGCCGGCGCTGGGGCACCAGGTCGGACGCGACGTCGTCGTACTTCAGACAACTGATGGAGCCATCCACTTCGAGGACGGCCAGCGAGATGTCCTGGAGATTGGTGATG carries:
- a CDS encoding ornithine cyclodeaminase family protein translates to MEILSEEQVERLLDPARCITALERAFRENFPGARMPTRIQLPAGERCVMLLMPCYDPALPGMGVKPRLLLAARRLTEIRTAAASALATRFLAREDARTLGVFGTGRQARSHLRILPLVRRFERVLVCGSTPDQSRQFARGIEAELKVRVEAAEARACVEQADVLCTCTTASEPLFDGSWIRPGTHLNLVGAFQPEAREVDDTTVQRARVVVDTYDGAMAEAGDLLLPMRRGVISREHLAADLHQLVSGKKPGRSSAEEITLFKSLGCALEDLVAASLVAEALGSGKG